ACGTTCCTCGGCGCCGAACGCCTGCAGTTCGTCATCAAGGATTTGAAGGAGATCGCGAGCGCCGAGCAACAGCAGGCTGGCCCAACCTTCCTGCTGGCCTACATCGCCCGGAACATGGGCAACAGCAAGCTGGCCGCCGACTACCTGACGGAAACGGAGAAACGCCTCGGCGGGCCCGACCCACTGATCGACGCGATGCGCAAAGGCTGGCGCCTGCCCACCGCCGACGAGGCGGGAAAGTAGGTTAATAATCGGAAAGACACTTTAATTTCTAGGTATTCGGAAGGATTTTTCGGTCTTGCGACGCGGACGAAAAGATCCTTCGGGGTACCTCAGGATGACGCGTATATAGTTCTGCATTTCGTCGGGCAAGCCAGATCGGTTTTGCCCATGCTGCTGTTACCCTTCCACTTTTTCCTGCCCCTCCATACCTGAGATCGGTTAACCTCCCCAGCCCATGGGGCGGCTCAACATCATTCTGCAGGTTCGACAGTGGGGCGGCGATCTGCTGAACCTCTGCTACCCGGCCGTCTGCAGCGCGTGCGAGGCGCCGGCACCGGTGGGGGCATTTCTCTGTGAAGCATGCGAAGTGCAACTGGCGCAGCTGGCCCAAGCCGCAGCGTGTGAACGTTGTGCAATGCCGCTGGCAGTTCACGGTTCGCCATGCCCGTGGTGCGAGGGGGACGGGCTCAGGCCGTACGCGCGCATCGCGCGGCTGGGCACGATGTCATCGCCGTTGAAGCATCTGATTCATTTGGCCAAGTACAACCGCCGCTGGCCGATCGCGGAACGGCTCGCCGACCGGTTGATGGTCGATGCGCAGGTGCAGGCGATTTTGCGCGACACCGACGTGCTGCTGCCCGTGCCGCTGCACGCCTGGCGGCAGATGCGGCGCGGCTTCAACCAGGCCGACGTCATCGCGTCGCGCCTCGGCCGGTGCGGCAAGGTGCGCGTCGTGCGGCCCGTCGTCCGCTTGCGCCCGACCGACACGCAGACCCACATGCATGGACGTTCCAAACGCGCAGAGAACCTGAAGGACGCCTTCGGCCTGATCCGCCCGGCCGACGTCGCTGGGAAGCGCGTCACGGTCGTCGACGACGTGCTGACCACCGGCGCCACCCTGCAAAGCCTCGCCCGCACCCTGCGGCCCGCCCGCCCCGCGAGCCTGTCGGCCATCACGCTCGCAATCGCCGACCCGGAAGGACGACAGTTCGAGGTGGTGTAGGTTGGAGCGGATGCGGGTGAAGCCGTGAATGTTCGAACACGGTAGTGGCGACGCCTGCGTCGCGGTGCGGCGTAGCCGCATTCTCGTAACATGGGCGGCCCGCCCATGCTTTTGCCTTCCAACGCGAGAACACGGTCGGGCCGCCCGTGGTACGGGTGGACTCGATGCTGCGCATCGACCGCGACGCAGGCGTCGCCACTACGGGTGCATGTCTCACCGTGCTTGAGGTTTCGCGCTGCGCACCTCAAACCCCGGCGCCAGCTTCACGCCCTGCAGCACCGTGGCGCGCAGCGGCGCGAAGACGCGCCTCTCCGTGCGGAACGGCACGCCATACCGATCCAGCGCCTCCCGCGTCGGCCCGTCGGCGATCACGATCAATCGTCCGTTCGACACTTGGACCGGCACGTGCAGGTTGCCCAGTTCCAGCGCGACCGTCGCGAGCGCATCAGGATCAACCGGGTCGGTCACCCACACCTCGCACGCCGGCACGTGAACGCGTAGGACCGCCAGTTGTTCCCCCTCACGCGCAACGCCTGTCGCTTCAGCGGCAAGCACGTCGCCATCGCGCAGCGATCGTCCCAGGGGCAACAGGATGCGCACCTCCCGTCTCGCGCGCGTCGTCTTGCGCAACGCGCGAGCAGCGCACTCGTGCCACGCAATGTCGACCGAATCGCTCGGTTCGACGTCGGCGGAAGACAGGATGCGATCGTAAAGCATGACGGGTGGTGCCGACCGGCGGTGGCGCGTATGCTACCCGAGAACCGACCGCGCCGCCGCCACAGAGCATGCGATCCATCGCCGACGCCCAGCCCATTGCCCGCTCGCCAGCACTGCGTCATCGCGGGACCGGCCAGCTCGTCGCCACGCGCGTTGACGGCCAGACCGCCATCACCCGTTCCACCGCCACCAGTCCGCTGAAGCTGCTCGTCCCGCGCCCGCGTGGCGGTTGCGCCTGGGCGTTCGCCAGCACCTTCGGCGGGGGCCTGGTTGCTGGCGACGAGATCGATTTGTCCGTCACCGCCAGCGCTGGCACGGCGCTGCTGCTCGGCACGCAGGCGTCGACGAAGATCTACCGCAGCCCGCACAGCGTCGCAGCGATCCAGACGCTGAACGCCACGATCGCCGACGACGCGATCCTGCTCTCGCTGCCCGACCCCGTCAGCCCGTTCGCGACGGCCGTCTACGAACAACGGCAACGGTTTGAACTGACCCGCGGCGCGTCGCTCGTGCTGCTCGATTGGATCAGCAGTGGCCGGCTGGCGCGCGGCGAGCGCTGGGCGTTCACGCGGTACATGAGCCGCAACGATATCGTCGTCGACGGCCAGCACCTCGTGCGCGACGCGCTGCTGCTCGACGGCACCTTCGAGCCGATCGATGCGCCGCACCGCATGGGGCGGTTTGATTGTTACGCGACGCTGTTCCTCATCGGCCCGCGCGTGCGCGACGGCGCCGCGGCGATCTTGGACGAACTGAACGCCGCACCGGTGAAGCGAAACGCCGAGCTATTGGCCAGTGCCAGCCCCATCGGCGATGGCGGGGCGGTGCTGCGGGTGTTGGGGCCGTCACCGCAGTTGGTGGGTCAGTACCTGCGCGACCGCATGGCGTTCGCGTGGGCGATCGCCGGTGAGGATTTGTGGTCGCGGAAGTTTTAGAACGAGAGATGAATCTTCTGTAGGACAGGCATTCCTGCCTGTCTCTCTTGGTCTCCCCCCGTATTTCCTCTTCCGTCGAATACGGGGGGAAAGCGGGGGGAGAGACAGGCAGGAATGCCTGTCCTACAGAAGAAAGGCACAGACAGAGGAAACGACACGATGCATTTATCCCCCCGCGAGATCGACAAGCTGATGCTGCACAACGTGGGCTTCCTCGCCCAGAAGCGGCTCGCCCGCGGGCTGCGGTTGAATTATCCGGAGGCCGTGGCGCTGATCGCGGCGGTCTGCCTGGAATTCATTCGCGACGGCAAGCGCGTAGCCGAGCTGATGTCGCTCGGCCAGCAGTTGCTCGGCCGGCGGCAGGTGCTGCCGGGCGTGGCGGAGATGATCTACGACGTGCAGGTCGAGGGAACCTTCCCCGACGGCACGAAGCTCGTCACCGTTCACCACCCGATCGCATCGCTCGACGGCAAGCTGGAGATGGCCCTCTACGGCAGCTTCCTGCCCACGCCCGATCCGTCGCTCTTCGGCGACCTACCTGAAGACAACCCGGGCGAAGTTCAACCCGCCGCCGGTGAACTGGCTCTGAACGAAGGCCGCGACAGCGTCGACCTACCCATCACCAACGTCGGCGATCGCCCGGTGCAGGTGGGCAGCCATTACCACTTCGTCGAGACCAACCCCGCGCTGCAGTTCGACCGCGGCGTGGCCTACGGCAAACGCCTCGACATTCCCGCGGGCACCGCGGTGCGCTTCGAGCCGGGCGAGACGAAGAGCGTGCGCCTCGTCGACATCGCCGGCGACAAGGTGATCGCTGGTGGCAACAACTTCGCTTCGGGCCCGGTGACCGAAACCGGCCGTAAGAAGGCGATCGACGCAACGAAGGCCGCAACATGACGCGCTGTATCACGTTGCTGGGCCCGCAGAATCGAATCGAACAGTTGAGGTATCTGAACCATGTCCTACCGCATTCCCCGCTCCACGTACGCCGACATCTATGGCCCTACGGTTGGCGACCGCGTTCGCCTTGGCGATACCGGCCTTATCCTTGAAGTGGAGAAGGACTTCGCCGTCTACGGTGACGAGTGCAAATTTGGTGGTGGCAAGGTGCTGCGCGAGGGCATGGGCCAGGCGGCGGGCGTGTCGCAGGCGGATGCGCTCGACCTCGTCATTACCAATGCGCTTGTCGTCGACTACACCGGCATCTACAAGGCCGACATTGGCGTTAAGAATGGCCGCATCGCGGGCATCGGCAAGGCGGGCAACCCGGGTGTGATGGCGGGCGTGTCGGCGAATATGATCGTGGGCGTGACGACGGAAGTCATCGCCGGTGAAGGACTGATTTTGACCGCCGGCGGCATCGACGCGCACATTCACTACATCTGCCCGCAGCAGGCGTACGAGGCGATCGCGGCAGGCCTCACAACGATGATCGGTGGTGGCACCGGGCCGGCAGTGGGCACCTGCGCCACCACCTGCACGCCAGGCGCGTTTTACACGCAGATGATGCTGCAGGCGACCGATGCGCTGCCGCTCAACTTCGGCTTTACCGGCAAGGGCAACACGGCCCACCCGGCAGGGCTGGCCGAGCAGATCGTGTCGGGGCAGATCGGACTGAAGCTGCACGAAGACTGGGGCACCACGCCCGCGGCCATCGATTGTTGTTTAACGGTCGCCGAGCAGTACGACGTTGCAGTCACCATTCACACCGATACGCTCAACGAGTCCGGCTTTGTCGAATCGTCGATCGCGGCGTTCAAGAACCGCACGATTCACACCTACCACACCGAAGGCGCCGGCGGTGGTCACGCGCCCGACATCATCAAGGTCGCCGGGCTGCCCAACGTGCTGCCGTCGTCCACCAACCCCACGCGGCCATACACCGTGAACACGCTCGACGAGCATCTGGACATGCTGATGGTCTGCCATCATCTCGATCCCAGTCTGCCGGAAGACGTCGCCTTCGCCGAGAGCCGTATTCGTGGTGAGACGATCGCGGCCGAGGATATATTGCACGACCTGGGTGCCATCAGCATGATTTCATCGGATAGCCAGGCGATGGGCCGCATCGGCGAGGTCATCACGCGCACCTGGCAGACGGCCGACAAGATGAAGCAGCAGCGCGGCAAACTGCCCGGCGACCCGGCCGGCCACGACAACAACCGCATCAAGCGTTACGTCGCCAAGTACACCATCAACCCCGCGATCGCGCACGGCGTGGGGCACGTGGTCGGCAGCATCGAGGTCGGCAAGTTCGCCGACCTGGTCCTGTGGAAGCCGGCGATGTTCGGCGCCAAGTGCGAGATGGTCATCAAGGGCGGCATTATCGCCTGGAGCCAGATGGGCGACCCCAACGCCAGCATCCCCACGCCGCAACCGGTCTACATGCGCCCCATGTTCGGCGGCTTCGGCCGGGCGACGGGCACGGCATCGCTGGCGTTCGTCTCGCAGGCGTCGGTGGATGCGAACGTGGTGCAAGGGTACGGCCTGAACAAGCAAATCACGCCTGTAAAAAACTGCCGTAACGTGGGCAAAAAGGACATGAAGCTGAACGACGCGACGCCCGTGATCACTGTCGACGCCGAGACCTACACGGTGACGGCCGACGGCGAGGAACTGCGCTGCGAGCCGCTGGACGTTCTGCCCCTGGCGCAGCGGTACTTCCTGTTCTAAGGATGACGCGATTACCGGACGGATCGCGGGCTCGGCGTACCACGCCGTGCCGCCCGGCTTGCCGTCGCGTTCTGACTCACGGTGCGTCTCCCGCGTCTACAGCGCGCTTTCCATGCGAAGGGCGCGGCGCGGTTGTCATCGGCGCGGCGCGGTTGTCATCTGCGCGGCTAATTCTCCGCTTTAGAGCGGCTCTACCTCAGGTGTAGCGTGTCATCCCGAGGGGAGCGGTAGCGACCTGAGGGATCTCAAGTAAGGGAGGGCGCTCGACAGTGGCGATCCCTCGAGTCGCTACCGCTCCCGCTCGGGATGACAGGGTTGCGGCCAGACGCTACACCCGAAGTTGAACCGCTCTAGTGGTGGGAAACGGCGTTTTGCGACCGCGACAACCTGTCTCGACGAACGCCCTGCATCCGCGATCGCTAGAGCGTGTTATGCACTTTCCAGCTCAGAAACTGGCTTGGGTGCCACGGTTTGGTACTCCAAGCCGTGCCGGTACACGCAGACACGGCTTGGAGTACCAAACCGTGGCACCCAGCGTCGTCACGCCTGCGTTACTGGCCCCCAAAGTGGATAACACGCTCTAGGCTCTTGAAGGATGTCGAGACGCTCGACTGGTTCCCATAATATCCGCGTACACAGGCCGCCACTGAGCAACTTTTGTTCACACCCTGCGTATATTGAGGGGGGTACGGCTACAATGATTCCGGAGGTTCACCGATGACCAAGCCCCTGTTGATCTCGCTCGCGTTGTTCGCTGGTGTTGCGCCGATCGCTCACGCTCAAAATGCCCCTCAAGCCACGACGGCGGCCGCGCCGTTATCGGCCGAACGATTGCAGGAGGCGATCGACAAAGGGTTGGCGTTCCTGAAGTCGCAGCAGCTGCCCGATGGCGGCTGGGCAACCGAACGGCAGCCGCCGG
The nucleotide sequence above comes from Tepidisphaeraceae bacterium. Encoded proteins:
- a CDS encoding urease accessory protein UreD, producing MRSIADAQPIARSPALRHRGTGQLVATRVDGQTAITRSTATSPLKLLVPRPRGGCAWAFASTFGGGLVAGDEIDLSVTASAGTALLLGTQASTKIYRSPHSVAAIQTLNATIADDAILLSLPDPVSPFATAVYEQRQRFELTRGASLVLLDWISSGRLARGERWAFTRYMSRNDIVVDGQHLVRDALLLDGTFEPIDAPHRMGRFDCYATLFLIGPRVRDGAAAILDELNAAPVKRNAELLASASPIGDGGAVLRVLGPSPQLVGQYLRDRMAFAWAIAGEDLWSRKF
- a CDS encoding phosphoribosyltransferase family protein, with the translated sequence MGRLNIILQVRQWGGDLLNLCYPAVCSACEAPAPVGAFLCEACEVQLAQLAQAAACERCAMPLAVHGSPCPWCEGDGLRPYARIARLGTMSSPLKHLIHLAKYNRRWPIAERLADRLMVDAQVQAILRDTDVLLPVPLHAWRQMRRGFNQADVIASRLGRCGKVRVVRPVVRLRPTDTQTHMHGRSKRAENLKDAFGLIRPADVAGKRVTVVDDVLTTGATLQSLARTLRPARPASLSAITLAIADPEGRQFEVV
- the ureC gene encoding urease subunit alpha translates to MSYRIPRSTYADIYGPTVGDRVRLGDTGLILEVEKDFAVYGDECKFGGGKVLREGMGQAAGVSQADALDLVITNALVVDYTGIYKADIGVKNGRIAGIGKAGNPGVMAGVSANMIVGVTTEVIAGEGLILTAGGIDAHIHYICPQQAYEAIAAGLTTMIGGGTGPAVGTCATTCTPGAFYTQMMLQATDALPLNFGFTGKGNTAHPAGLAEQIVSGQIGLKLHEDWGTTPAAIDCCLTVAEQYDVAVTIHTDTLNESGFVESSIAAFKNRTIHTYHTEGAGGGHAPDIIKVAGLPNVLPSSTNPTRPYTVNTLDEHLDMLMVCHHLDPSLPEDVAFAESRIRGETIAAEDILHDLGAISMISSDSQAMGRIGEVITRTWQTADKMKQQRGKLPGDPAGHDNNRIKRYVAKYTINPAIAHGVGHVVGSIEVGKFADLVLWKPAMFGAKCEMVIKGGIIAWSQMGDPNASIPTPQPVYMRPMFGGFGRATGTASLAFVSQASVDANVVQGYGLNKQITPVKNCRNVGKKDMKLNDATPVITVDAETYTVTADGEELRCEPLDVLPLAQRYFLF
- a CDS encoding urease subunit gamma, whose product is MHLSPREIDKLMLHNVGFLAQKRLARGLRLNYPEAVALIAAVCLEFIRDGKRVAELMSLGQQLLGRRQVLPGVAEMIYDVQVEGTFPDGTKLVTVHHPIASLDGKLEMALYGSFLPTPDPSLFGDLPEDNPGEVQPAAGELALNEGRDSVDLPITNVGDRPVQVGSHYHFVETNPALQFDRGVAYGKRLDIPAGTAVRFEPGETKSVRLVDIAGDKVIAGGNNFASGPVTETGRKKAIDATKAAT